The following are from one region of the Streptomyces tuirus genome:
- a CDS encoding alkaline phosphatase D family protein — translation MSALRLGPLLRYTDGSSATVWVETSRPCTAEVRCADGAGGTARSFQIAGHHYALVPVTGLTAGTTTTYEVLLDGTRVWPLPGSPFPPSAIHAPGPDGDLNVAFGSCRWASPPTGGDDPVGPDALDALATRLAADPDGERPHVLLLLGDQVYADETSDSTQRWLAARRDIKEGPGTGVADYEEYTHLYYESWLDPRIRWLLSTVPSFMIFDDHDVIDDWNTSAAWLADMRSTGWWQERLLSGLMSYWVHQHLGNLSLKELAADPVYEAVCKVPDGTDALRAFAARADADAATARWSYRRDFGRVRLVMVDSRAARVLAEDRRAMLDPGEEAWLREQVLDAPESYDHLLLGTSLPWLLPHLVHDAEGWNAALCGGERGERWARFGEKVRRAADLEHWSAFPESFARLAELIAEAGSGRDAPATVCVLSGDVHHAYIAEPSWPGRGPDARVLQLVCSPVHNSVPLSMRLAFRIGWSAMARGIGRGLARHGRLPSPPVGWRKTGGPWFGNQLMTLTLRGRSARLRLEHARTREGTGPRLTTLLDSELTP, via the coding sequence ATGAGCGCACTGCGCCTCGGACCGCTGCTGAGGTACACCGACGGCTCGTCCGCGACCGTGTGGGTCGAGACGAGCCGTCCGTGCACCGCCGAGGTGCGCTGCGCCGACGGCGCGGGCGGCACGGCCCGCAGTTTCCAGATCGCGGGCCACCACTACGCGCTGGTCCCGGTGACGGGCCTGACGGCCGGCACGACCACGACGTACGAGGTGCTTCTCGACGGCACGCGCGTGTGGCCGCTGCCCGGCTCCCCCTTCCCGCCCTCGGCGATCCACGCCCCGGGCCCGGACGGGGACCTCAACGTCGCCTTCGGCTCCTGCCGCTGGGCATCCCCGCCCACGGGCGGCGACGACCCCGTGGGCCCGGACGCCCTGGACGCCCTCGCCACCCGCCTCGCCGCCGACCCCGACGGCGAGCGGCCGCACGTCCTGCTGCTGCTCGGCGACCAGGTGTACGCCGACGAGACCTCGGACTCCACGCAGCGCTGGCTGGCGGCCCGCCGCGACATCAAGGAGGGACCGGGCACCGGCGTCGCGGACTACGAGGAATACACGCACCTCTACTACGAGTCGTGGCTCGACCCGCGCATCCGCTGGCTGCTGTCCACCGTGCCCAGCTTCATGATCTTCGACGACCACGACGTGATCGACGACTGGAACACCTCCGCCGCCTGGCTCGCCGACATGCGCTCCACCGGCTGGTGGCAGGAGCGGCTGCTGAGCGGCCTGATGTCGTACTGGGTCCACCAGCACCTGGGCAACCTGTCCCTGAAGGAGCTGGCGGCCGACCCGGTGTACGAGGCGGTGTGCAAGGTCCCCGACGGCACCGACGCGCTGCGCGCCTTCGCCGCCCGGGCCGACGCCGACGCGGCCACGGCCCGCTGGAGCTACCGGCGCGACTTCGGGCGCGTACGCCTGGTGATGGTGGACAGCCGGGCCGCCCGGGTCCTCGCCGAGGACCGGCGCGCGATGCTCGACCCGGGCGAGGAGGCCTGGCTGCGCGAGCAGGTGCTGGACGCGCCCGAGTCCTATGACCACCTCCTGCTCGGCACCTCGCTGCCCTGGCTGCTGCCGCACCTGGTGCACGACGCCGAGGGGTGGAACGCGGCCCTGTGCGGCGGCGAACGGGGCGAGCGCTGGGCACGGTTCGGGGAGAAGGTGCGGCGCGCCGCCGACCTGGAGCACTGGTCGGCGTTCCCCGAGTCCTTCGCGCGGCTGGCGGAGCTGATCGCCGAGGCGGGCTCGGGGCGGGACGCGCCGGCGACGGTGTGCGTGCTGTCCGGGGACGTGCACCACGCCTACATCGCCGAGCCCTCCTGGCCGGGCCGGGGCCCGGACGCCCGGGTGCTGCAGCTCGTCTGCTCCCCCGTCCACAACTCGGTGCCGCTCTCGATGCGGCTGGCCTTCCGTATCGGCTGGAGCGCGATGGCCCGGGGCATCGGCCGCGGCCTGGCCCGGCACGGCCGCCTTCCGAGCCCGCCGGTCGGCTGGCGCAAGACGGGCGGCCCCTGGTTCGGCAACCAGCTCATGACCCTGACCCTGCGCGGGCGTTCGGCCCGGCTGCGACTGGAGCACGCCAGGACCCGTGAGGGAACGGGCCCCCGCCTGACGACACTGCTGGACTCCGAGCTCACCCCCTGA
- a CDS encoding FAD/NAD(P)-binding protein has translation MVGAGPRGTSVLERLCASAPELLPPGARLTVHVIDPDPPGPGRVWRTSQSPELLMNTVACQVTLFTDDSVDCSGPIRPGPSLHEWAGGGLGPDEYPTRADYGRYLEWVFAEVVRQAPPAVRVETHRARAVRLDDAPGGHQTLALDDGRTLTGLSAVVLAQGHLPRTAGPDLLRPAAHAARHGLRHVPPANPADVDLSAIPPAEPVLLRGLGLNFFDHTALLTTGRGGRFVRDGEGLRYLPSGREPRLFAGSRRGVPYQARGDNAKGPYGRHVPLVLTPEVIAGFRKRADSGEAPDFRTEIWPLVAKEVETVYYGTLIRRAASRAGREREPEWRQEPDGQDEFTDRFLAVPHGDPLEASLLTEFGVPDAERWCWERVSRPYAGREFAHGGAWRDWLLAHLREDAAQAALGNVHGPLKAALDVLRDLRNELRLIVDHGGLSGVSRREHLDRWYTPLNAFLSIGPPRRRIEELVALMEAGVVRVLGPRLRVSEEDGGWAAHSPDVPGPAVRVRTLIEARLPEPDLRHTADELLAGLLWSGQCRPHVVDGYETGGLDVTARPYRLMDRQGVVHTRRFAFGVPTEGVHWVTAAGARPGVDSVTLSDADAVARAALRAAAPGAEPQREAKQWPNVELASIN, from the coding sequence CTGGTCGGCGCCGGGCCGCGCGGCACCAGCGTCCTGGAACGCCTGTGCGCCTCCGCGCCGGAACTCCTGCCGCCCGGCGCCCGGTTGACCGTCCATGTGATCGATCCGGACCCGCCCGGCCCGGGCCGGGTCTGGCGCACCTCCCAGTCGCCCGAGCTGCTGATGAACACCGTGGCCTGCCAGGTGACCCTGTTCACCGACGACAGCGTGGACTGCTCGGGCCCGATCCGCCCCGGTCCGAGCCTGCACGAGTGGGCGGGCGGCGGGCTGGGCCCGGACGAGTACCCGACCCGGGCCGACTACGGCCGCTATCTGGAGTGGGTGTTCGCCGAGGTCGTACGGCAGGCGCCGCCGGCCGTGCGGGTCGAGACGCACCGGGCACGTGCGGTCCGGCTCGACGACGCTCCCGGCGGCCACCAGACCCTCGCCCTCGACGACGGCCGCACCCTGACCGGCCTGTCGGCGGTGGTGCTGGCCCAGGGGCATCTGCCGAGGACCGCCGGCCCGGACCTGCTGCGGCCCGCGGCCCACGCCGCGCGGCACGGCCTGCGCCACGTCCCGCCCGCGAACCCGGCCGATGTCGACCTGTCCGCGATACCCCCGGCCGAACCCGTCCTGCTGCGCGGCCTCGGTCTCAACTTCTTCGACCACACGGCCCTGTTGACTACCGGGCGGGGCGGCCGATTCGTCCGGGACGGCGAGGGCCTGCGCTACCTTCCCTCCGGCCGTGAGCCGCGGCTCTTCGCCGGTTCACGGCGCGGCGTGCCGTACCAGGCGCGCGGCGACAACGCGAAGGGGCCCTACGGCCGGCACGTCCCGCTCGTCCTCACCCCGGAGGTGATCGCCGGGTTCCGCAAGCGCGCGGACTCCGGGGAGGCGCCCGATTTCCGCACGGAGATATGGCCGTTGGTGGCGAAGGAGGTGGAGACGGTCTACTACGGCACGCTGATCCGGCGGGCCGCGTCCCGTGCGGGGCGGGAGCGGGAGCCGGAGTGGCGACAAGAGCCGGATGGGCAGGACGAGTTCACCGACCGCTTCCTCGCCGTCCCGCACGGCGATCCCCTGGAGGCGTCGCTGCTCACGGAGTTCGGGGTGCCGGACGCCGAGCGCTGGTGCTGGGAGCGGGTCTCCCGCCCGTACGCGGGGCGGGAGTTCGCGCATGGCGGCGCATGGCGCGACTGGCTGCTGGCGCATCTGCGCGAGGACGCGGCCCAAGCCGCCCTGGGCAATGTGCACGGCCCGCTGAAGGCGGCCCTGGACGTGCTGCGCGACCTGCGCAACGAACTCCGGCTGATCGTCGACCACGGCGGCCTGTCCGGCGTCTCCCGCCGTGAGCACCTGGACCGCTGGTACACGCCGCTCAACGCGTTCCTGTCCATCGGCCCGCCGCGCCGCCGCATCGAGGAACTCGTGGCGTTGATGGAGGCGGGGGTGGTGCGGGTGCTCGGGCCGCGGCTGCGGGTGTCGGAGGAGGACGGCGGCTGGGCGGCGCACTCCCCCGACGTGCCGGGACCGGCGGTCCGTGTGAGGACCCTCATAGAGGCCCGCCTGCCGGAGCCCGACCTTCGGCACACCGCCGACGAGCTCCTGGCCGGTCTGCTGTGGAGCGGGCAGTGCCGCCCGCACGTCGTGGACGGTTACGAGACAGGGGGGTTGGACGTCACGGCGCGCCCCTATCGGCTGATGGATCGTCAAGGAGTTGTGCACACAAGGCGGTTCGCGTTCGGCGTGCCGACAGAAGGCGTGCACTGGGTCACCGCCGCGGGAGCCCGGCCAGGGGTGGATTCGGTCACTCTCTCGGACGCGGACGCGGTGGCGAGAGCCGCTCTGCGTGCGGCTGCGCCCGGGGCCGAGCCCCAACGCGAGGCAAAGCAGTGGCCAAATGTTGAACTTGCAAGTATCAATTAG